One segment of Spartinivicinus poritis DNA contains the following:
- a CDS encoding GrxA family glutaredoxin, protein MQRITIFGRPGCGYCRRAKELCEIKALNYKYIDIHEAGISQADLEKTIGKPVATVPQVFIGQQHIGGFTELDAHLKHQASSSIVS, encoded by the coding sequence ATGCAGCGTATTACTATTTTTGGTCGTCCTGGTTGCGGTTACTGTCGTCGTGCTAAAGAGCTCTGTGAAATCAAAGCCCTTAACTACAAGTACATTGATATTCATGAAGCAGGTATCAGCCAAGCAGACTTAGAAAAAACGATTGGTAAGCCTGTTGCCACGGTTCCCCAGGTATTTATCGGCCAGCAACATATCGGGGGTTTTACTGAACTTGATGCGCATCTGAAACACCAGGCATCTTCTTCTATAGTTAGCTAA
- a CDS encoding DUF5329 family protein, producing the protein MINGWVLLVASMFALVSPTQASEQLANEVSYLKQQVKDTHCRFLYNGKLYQPAAMLDYIERKHGLFKDDISNAEEFIVLAASRSAKTGQPLKIQCPGKPAMKTKGWLLDKLQTYRLMSQSAAN; encoded by the coding sequence ATGATTAATGGCTGGGTCTTATTGGTGGCTTCAATGTTTGCATTGGTTAGCCCAACCCAGGCATCAGAGCAACTTGCCAATGAAGTGAGCTATTTAAAACAACAGGTGAAGGATACTCACTGCCGCTTTTTGTATAATGGTAAACTATATCAGCCAGCCGCTATGCTTGATTATATAGAACGTAAGCATGGGCTTTTTAAAGACGATATCAGCAATGCTGAAGAGTTTATTGTCTTAGCAGCCAGCAGAAGTGCTAAAACAGGACAACCCTTAAAAATCCAGTGCCCTGGTAAGCCTGCAATGAAAACCAAAGGCTGGTTATTGGATAAACTGCAGACATATCGGTTAATGAGCCAGTCAGCTGCTAACTAG
- a CDS encoding diguanylate cyclase domain-containing protein has translation MNLGLRQKIATTILVVTVVLLLISGSLYYINSQQALTQAIKHHLATTLTIQAARLNQVIQQHQERLALLTSRTQLRLSLHDHLKKPNPAALAKVTKILIDAKKAIPDFRGIMVLSLQGEVLAATEPGLLDTDFSRLHLPMPTPHMLVRVVVTPQNQKQLHIVSPLVLENKELGRLVVIAGLESIQAIVTGMIGLGLSEETIISYQAEEGQIESILPVRFANQLQPFQLKINPFKLIKAGQASELLELTDYQGHQVFAYVTAFSKIGWGMTLKIDKAEALAPLARQRNFMIIALFVSAFVTILFAVFLATSITRPINSLTQVAVMIANGDLSQRIHSFTNDELGVLARAFNQMADKLIAANELLEERVRNKTRDLAETNEKLLLANSQLERISRLDGLTEIANRRAFDQALAQEWNRCQREEKRLALILLDVDLFKNYNDKLGHLAGDQCLKQIANEIESTGRRPGDLTARYGGEEFVVLLPNTDSTHAHLVAKKIQQQIKSLAICHPDSVTGYVTLSMGIAACIPNRELQPADLIDQADQALYQAKQQGRNQIVEYTPADD, from the coding sequence TTGAATTTAGGTCTTAGGCAAAAAATAGCAACCACTATTTTAGTAGTAACGGTTGTGCTGCTGTTGATTAGTGGGTCACTGTATTATATTAATAGCCAGCAGGCACTCACCCAGGCGATTAAGCATCACTTAGCAACTACTCTGACTATTCAAGCTGCCAGGCTGAATCAGGTTATTCAACAGCATCAAGAGCGCCTGGCATTACTCACCAGTCGAACCCAGCTACGACTGTCTTTACATGACCACTTAAAAAAGCCAAACCCTGCCGCACTGGCTAAAGTCACTAAAATTTTAATTGATGCTAAAAAAGCTATTCCGGATTTTCGGGGGATTATGGTGCTCTCACTACAGGGAGAGGTGCTTGCCGCAACAGAGCCCGGCCTGTTAGATACTGACTTCAGCCGTTTACATCTACCGATGCCGACGCCACACATGCTGGTAAGAGTGGTTGTTACCCCGCAAAACCAAAAGCAATTGCACATTGTTAGCCCTCTCGTCTTGGAAAATAAAGAACTAGGTCGGTTAGTGGTGATAGCTGGTTTGGAAAGTATTCAGGCTATTGTGACTGGCATGATAGGACTAGGGCTGTCTGAAGAGACGATTATTAGCTATCAAGCTGAAGAAGGACAAATTGAGTCTATTTTACCCGTACGCTTTGCTAATCAACTGCAGCCGTTCCAGCTTAAGATTAATCCGTTTAAGTTGATAAAGGCAGGTCAAGCCTCAGAGCTACTGGAATTAACCGACTATCAAGGGCATCAAGTATTTGCTTATGTCACTGCTTTTTCCAAAATTGGCTGGGGAATGACGCTGAAAATTGATAAAGCTGAAGCCCTGGCTCCTCTGGCTAGGCAGCGTAACTTTATGATAATTGCCTTATTCGTTTCGGCTTTTGTTACCATTTTATTTGCAGTTTTCCTTGCGACCAGTATCACTCGTCCCATTAATAGCTTAACTCAAGTAGCTGTCATGATTGCTAATGGGGATTTAAGCCAACGTATTCATAGCTTTACCAATGATGAGCTAGGGGTGTTGGCTAGGGCATTTAATCAAATGGCAGATAAGCTGATTGCTGCGAATGAGTTGCTTGAAGAACGAGTCAGAAATAAAACGCGAGACTTAGCGGAAACGAATGAAAAGCTGCTTCTAGCAAATAGCCAGTTAGAGCGTATCTCTAGGCTAGATGGTTTGACTGAAATTGCTAACCGGCGTGCCTTTGACCAGGCATTAGCGCAAGAATGGAATCGTTGTCAGCGAGAAGAAAAAAGGTTGGCTTTGATTCTATTGGATGTTGATTTATTTAAAAACTACAATGACAAGCTTGGTCATTTAGCGGGTGATCAGTGCCTAAAGCAAATTGCTAATGAAATTGAAAGTACTGGTCGGCGCCCTGGAGATCTGACTGCTCGCTATGGCGGTGAGGAGTTTGTTGTGTTGCTGCCCAATACGGATAGTACCCATGCCCATTTGGTGGCTAAGAAAATCCAACAACAAATAAAGTCACTGGCAATTTGTCACCCAGACTCTGTTACAGGGTATGTGACATTAAGCATGGGAATTGCTGCTTGTATCCCTAATCGAGAGCTACAACCAGCAGATTTAATTGACCAAGCTGATCAGGCGCTTTACCAAGCAAAGCAACAGGGGCGTAATCAAATTGTTGAGTACACGCCAGCTGATGACTAG
- a CDS encoding alpha/beta hydrolase codes for MNPTVASLMENTTDVKLDQPINSHWLPVTGCRLYLRYWQPSYPAKGIVHILHGLAEHCSRYQRLAEWLNQQHFIVIAHDQRGHGKTGQQAQLGHFGDCNGWDYLISDVSSVQAWAIKTFGDLPITLIGHSMGSYLAQDFLLTHSRAIHAVILSGSNHDLALKFTVSRWIAQFECWRLGANTPSRLIDQLVFGRFNRRISPHHTNHDWLSRDSQQVAAYIADPLCGFISTPQLWVDLFQALQRINQVNNLKSIRSDLPIYVLGGRDDPISAGKRLKCLASALRTAGIKQVTEAIYVGGRHEMFNEINFQQVYTDMTDWLNSTFSSTQCNSLHVA; via the coding sequence ATGAACCCTACTGTTGCATCGCTTATGGAAAACACAACAGATGTAAAACTTGATCAGCCAATCAATAGTCACTGGTTACCAGTCACAGGTTGTCGCTTGTATCTTCGCTATTGGCAGCCCAGTTACCCGGCTAAAGGTATTGTTCATATTCTTCATGGATTAGCGGAACATTGCAGCCGCTACCAACGGCTAGCAGAGTGGCTCAACCAGCAACACTTTATTGTTATAGCTCATGATCAACGGGGGCATGGCAAAACAGGCCAGCAAGCCCAGCTCGGCCATTTCGGTGACTGCAATGGCTGGGATTATCTCATCAGCGATGTGTCATCTGTTCAAGCCTGGGCGATTAAAACGTTTGGCGACTTGCCTATTACACTCATAGGACACAGTATGGGCTCTTATCTTGCCCAGGATTTTTTACTGACCCATAGTCGGGCTATTCACGCAGTGATTTTATCTGGCTCAAATCATGACTTAGCCTTGAAATTTACTGTCAGCCGCTGGATTGCTCAATTTGAGTGCTGGCGCCTAGGAGCAAACACCCCCAGTCGTCTAATTGATCAGCTGGTATTTGGTCGCTTCAATCGCCGTATTTCACCACACCATACAAATCATGACTGGCTTAGTCGAGATAGCCAACAAGTAGCAGCCTATATTGCTGACCCATTGTGTGGTTTTATCAGTACACCACAACTGTGGGTTGATTTGTTTCAAGCACTCCAACGCATTAACCAGGTAAATAACTTAAAGTCGATACGCTCAGACTTACCCATCTATGTGCTGGGTGGTCGAGATGACCCTATCAGTGCAGGCAAGCGCTTGAAGTGTCTGGCAAGTGCCTTACGTACTGCCGGTATCAAGCAAGTCACCGAAGCCATTTATGTAGGTGGCCGCCATGAGATGTTTAATGAAATTAACTTTCAGCAAGTGTATACCGATATGACAGACTGGCTAAATAGCACATTTAGCTCAACACAATGCAACTCTTTACACGTTGCGTAA
- a CDS encoding AMP-binding protein, with the protein MTVDFWKDKYPTGIPREISTGEYTSILDVFEASCKKFGDLPAFSNLGQVLTYRQLDQLSSQFAAYLQSETDLKPGDRIAIQMPNILQFPIATFGALRAGLIVVNTNPLYTEREMEHQFNDSGAKALVVLANMAHLAEDVVPKTQIKHVIVTQVGDMLPLLKRVVVNCAVKYLKKMVPSYYLPQAVGFLEVLNKGKHHRLQPHKANCDDVAILQYTGGTTGVAKGAMLTHQNIVANMFQCKAITCHILEEGKETVIAPLPLYHIYAFTFHCMVGLFLGLHNVLITNPRDLPGFIDTLEKQPFTVFVGLNTLFVGLMNNERFRQLDFQPLKLTLSGGMALQLDTANRWEQLTGCKICEGYGMTETSPVVSTNPLPDVRLGSIGMPIPSTEIKLCDDEGNDIPFHETGELCVRGPQVMKGYWNRPEETAKVLSEDGWLKTGDIATVDEQGYIKIVDRKKDMIVVSGFNVYPNELEDELATHPDVVQCAAIGVPSEKTGESIKMFVVSKNPNLTQEELVNYLKERVTGYKVPRVFEFRDELPTTNVGKILRRELRDQELSKLKKAS; encoded by the coding sequence ATGACTGTGGACTTCTGGAAGGACAAATATCCAACAGGGATTCCCCGTGAAATTTCAACGGGAGAGTACACTTCCATTCTGGATGTGTTTGAAGCATCCTGTAAGAAGTTCGGTGATTTACCCGCTTTTTCTAATCTTGGGCAAGTATTAACCTATCGCCAGCTGGATCAGCTCAGTAGCCAATTTGCAGCTTACTTACAAAGTGAAACGGACTTAAAACCTGGTGACCGTATTGCTATTCAAATGCCGAATATACTGCAGTTTCCTATTGCTACATTTGGTGCGTTACGGGCGGGGTTAATTGTAGTGAATACGAATCCGCTTTATACCGAGCGGGAAATGGAGCATCAGTTTAATGACTCTGGTGCGAAGGCGCTTGTGGTATTAGCCAATATGGCTCACTTAGCGGAAGATGTAGTGCCCAAAACCCAAATTAAGCATGTCATTGTTACTCAGGTCGGTGATATGTTGCCTTTGCTAAAGCGCGTAGTGGTGAACTGTGCAGTCAAATACTTGAAAAAAATGGTACCCAGCTATTATCTCCCTCAGGCGGTAGGGTTTCTTGAGGTATTAAACAAAGGGAAGCACCACCGGCTACAACCTCATAAAGCGAATTGTGATGATGTAGCAATTTTACAATACACCGGTGGTACAACAGGTGTTGCCAAAGGGGCCATGCTGACCCATCAAAATATTGTAGCCAATATGTTTCAGTGCAAGGCGATTACCTGCCATATTTTGGAAGAGGGTAAGGAAACCGTCATAGCCCCTTTACCGCTTTACCATATTTATGCCTTTACCTTTCACTGTATGGTGGGGTTATTTTTAGGTTTGCACAATGTGCTCATTACCAACCCCCGTGATTTACCTGGTTTTATTGATACCTTAGAAAAACAGCCGTTTACAGTATTTGTTGGTTTAAACACATTATTTGTTGGTTTGATGAATAATGAGCGGTTTCGCCAGTTGGATTTTCAACCACTCAAGCTGACCTTATCAGGGGGGATGGCTTTACAGTTAGATACCGCTAATCGTTGGGAACAGCTGACGGGTTGTAAAATCTGTGAAGGGTATGGAATGACTGAAACGTCACCTGTCGTCAGTACCAACCCATTGCCTGATGTTAGATTGGGTTCTATTGGTATGCCGATTCCCTCAACTGAGATTAAGTTGTGTGATGATGAAGGTAATGATATTCCCTTTCATGAAACCGGTGAACTGTGTGTACGAGGTCCACAGGTGATGAAAGGTTATTGGAATCGGCCAGAAGAAACTGCCAAAGTGCTGTCTGAAGATGGCTGGTTAAAAACGGGTGATATTGCCACAGTGGACGAGCAGGGTTATATCAAAATTGTGGATCGTAAAAAGGATATGATTGTCGTCTCTGGGTTTAATGTATACCCCAATGAATTAGAGGACGAGCTAGCCACGCATCCCGATGTGGTGCAATGTGCGGCGATTGGTGTGCCTAGTGAAAAAACGGGTGAATCGATAAAAATGTTTGTAGTTAGCAAAAACCCTAATTTAACCCAGGAAGAATTAGTTAATTATTTAAAAGAGCGAGTCACTGGCTATAAAGTGCCGAGAGTGTTTGAGTTTCGGGATGAACTACCTACGACAAATGTAGGGAAAATATTACGTCGCGAACTCAGAGATCAAGAATTATCAAAGTTGAAAAAGGCGAGTTAA